A DNA window from Ochotona princeps isolate mOchPri1 chromosome 32, mOchPri1.hap1, whole genome shotgun sequence contains the following coding sequences:
- the SORBS3 gene encoding vinexin: MARIPGTGRSSASSSLENKEENESDMACLSPKDPNRGRSEEQRAHPEPSDLDTSMQAPPCSLPVGLSLADFVPSHLRTPVGPSSRGTRVPVIRSGGSNTLNFQFHDPAPRTVCNGYYPPRRAAAQHPDPGWYQTWPGPGNRPSTSPKTPASQHTQNWSATWTKDSKRRDKRWVKYEGIGPVDESGMPIAPRSSVDSPRDWYRRMFQQIHRKVPDLQPDWSFEEPLKDPRHPGPQQRPGCRPSPVGTSNRKIWERSEESPRSTFACNPGASSSPPQPPNQVQVPRRREKADSVWAEDSWNQFLQELETGQKPKKPLVDDPVEKPSQPIEVLLERELAKLSAELDKDLRAIETRLPSPKSSQTPRRAPEPRPPTGPASAWSSGPLHASYLSSSRPLSPHRMADAGSPFLGRRDYVYPSSARDPIATDRGGSPARREETKRKAARLKFDFQAQSPKELTLQKGDIVYIHKEVDKNWLEGEHHGRLGIFPANYVEVLPADEIPKPIKPPTYQVVEYGEAVAQYTFKGDLEVELSFRKGERICLIRKVNDSWYEGRITGTGRQGIFPASYVQVSREPRLRVCDEGSQLPTASPHLPSAAAATAAWLARQPASSPSGPRSPNDPTDWGGRTSPRRTSLSFPSQEPRAQAQSLSTPGPSVSHLRGSSRPLDLGTPSPHTTQIHWTPYRAMYQYRPQNDDELELREGDRVDVMQQCDDGWFVGVSRRTQKFGTFPGNYVAPV; the protein is encoded by the exons ATGGCCAGGATTCCGGGCACGGGAAGATCTTCAGCCTCATCGTCTTTGGagaacaaggaagaaaatgaaagcgATATGGCCTGTCTCAGTCCTAAGGACCCCAACAG ggGACGTTCAGAGGAGCAGAGGGCGCACCCCGAGCCCTCAGACCTTGACACCAGCATGCAGGCCCCACCCTGCAGCCTCCCCGTCGGGCTCAGCCTGGCCGACTTCGTCCCTAGCCACCTGCGGACCCCTGTGGGACCATCATCCAGGGGAACACGG GTGCCTGTGATCCGGAGCGGTGGCTCCAACACCCTTAATTTCCAGTTCCATGATCCTGCACCCAGAACCGTGTGCAATGGCTACTACCCACCCAGGAGGGCTGCTGCTCAGCACCCAG ACCCCGGCTGGTATCAGACCTGGCCAGGCCCCGGGAACAGGCCCTCTACCAGCCCGAAGACCCCAGCCTCCCAGCATACCCAGAACTGGTCAGCCACATGGACCAAGGACAGCAAGCGGCGGGACAAGCGCTGGGTCAAGTATGAGGGAATCGGGCCAGTGGATGAGAGCGGCATGCCCATCGCCCCCCGATCC AGTGTCGACAGCCCCAGAGACTGGTACCGGAGAATGTTCCAACAGATCCACCGGAAGGTGCCAG aCCTGCAGCCGGACTGGTCCTTTGAGGAACCGCTCAAAG ACCCCAGACATCCAGGGCCCCAGCAAAGACCCGGCTGCAGGCCCAGCCCCGTGGGGACTTCCAACCG GAAGATCTGGGAGCGTTCTGAAGAGTCACCCAGGAGCACCTTTGCCTGCAACCCTGGAGCGTCATCCTCTCCACCCCAGCCTCCAAACCAG GTCCAGGTACCAAGGCGCCGAGAGAAAGCGGACAGTGTCTGGGCAGAAGACTCCTGGAACCAGTTTCTGCAGGAACTAGAGACCGGACAGAAG CCCAAGAAGCCCCTGGTGGACGATCCTGTGGAAAAGCCCTCCCAGCCCATCGAG GTCCTGCTGGAGAGGGAGCTGGCCAAGCTGAGCGCAGAGCTGGACAAGGACCTTCGGGCAATTGAGACTCGGCTGCCGTCCCCCAAG AGCTCGCAGACGCCCCGACGGGCCCCGGAGCCCCGGCCCCCAACCGG CCCGGCCTCAGCCTGGAGCTCCGGCCCCCTACATGCCTCTTACCTGTCTTCCTCGCGACCCCTGAGCCCCCACAGAATGGCCGACGCAGGAAGCCCTTTCCTGGGGCGGAGGGATTATGTCTACCCTTCCTCAGCCCGAG ACCCCATTGCCACCGACAGAGGAGGCAGCCCAGCCAGGAGGGAAGAGACGAAG aggAAGGCCGCCCGGCTCAAGTTTGACTTCCAGGCACAGTCCCCCAA GGAACTCACTCTTCAGAAGGGCGACATCGTTTACATCCACAAGGAGGTGGACAAGAACTGGCTGGAAGGGGAGCACCACGGCCGATTGGGCATCTTCCCTGCCAATTATGTGGAG GTGCTGCCCGCCGATGAGATCCCCAAGCCCATCAAACCACCGACCTACCAGGTGGTAGAATACGGAGAGGCCGTGGCTCAGTACACCTTCAAGGGGGACCTGGAGGTGGAGCTGTCCTTCCGCAAG GGGGAGCGCATCTGCCTGATCCGCAAAGTGAATGACAGCTGGTACGAAGGCCGCATCACCGGCACGGGCCGCCAGGGCATCTTTCCGGCCAGCTACGTGCAGGTGTCCCGCGAGCCGCGGCTCCGGGTGTGCGACGAAGGCTCCCAGCTGCCCACCGCCTCTCCCCACCTGCCCAGCGCCGCTGCCGCCACGGCCGCCTGGCTGGCCCGGCAGCCGGCCTCCTCGCCCTCGGGACCTCGCAGCCCCAACGACCCCACCGACTGGGGAGGCCGCACCTCCCCACGCCGCACCAgcctctcctttccctcccaggagcccagagcacagGCGCAG AGCCTCAGCACCCCTGGGCCATCTGTGTCCCATCTCCGGGGCTCCAGCCGCCCCCTGGACTTAGGGACCCCCTCCCCGCACACCACTCAAATACACTGGACCCC GTACCGGGCCATGTACCAGTACAGGCCCCAGAATGATGATGAGCTGGAACTCCGGGAGGGAGACCGCGTGGACGTCATGCAGCAGTGTGACGACGGCTGGTTTGTGG